TCCCGTCGATGCTCTCTGGCGAACGCGCGAACCAGCACTCCGCCGAACGAATGTCCAATGACGACAAACGGTGGACTCAGGTCGGTCGCTCCAATCAGTGTGCAAAGGTCGCTTTGCACGTCCTGAACGTCGCGTGCGCCGCATGCCGGTTCACTTGCTCCTCGACCGGCGCGGTCATAGACAAGCACTCGCGCGTGGTTTGCCAGAGTACAGGCAACGGAGGACCATTCGGCACTTTCTGCGCCAATCCCCGTCTCCAGCAGGACCGTAACGGCTCCTGTGCCCATGATGTCATAGACTATGCTTCTGTCCTTGATCCGTATTTTGCGCATGTTTTTCGGCAACTCGAGTTTTTCTGGTATCTGATCGGTAGCCAGCACCATGCCCAAGTCACCGCCAGACTGCCCGTCTAAATGCCGCGCGTTTGTCAATGGAGGTTCACGTGGCCGTAAATGACGCGACCATGTCTCCGTCCTGCCGTCGTCCACGGTCTACATCAGCTTGATGAAGCAACGGGCGTCCGAGACATTGACATAGAATCCGAATGGTCCAGTGGGTTGATAACCGTTGCGTTCGTACATAGCGATCGCGCGGCGATGCGCGCGTACCGACGATGAGTGCCCCGTATCCCGCGTTGATGCTTTCCTGTTCAAGGCGTTGGACGATTGCCGTTCCAACTCCTTTGTATTCCGGCCGGCAGTAGATTCGTTTGAGCTCCGCAACGCCGTAGTGGTGCCTTCGGAATGCGGAATGCTCCACAGCCGATTGCAGCGCCGCTTGACGTCCGCGCTATGACAAAGCCGCCGCGCGCCGAACACGCATCCTCGATATCGAACAGGGACTGTCCGCCGTCCCAGTAGAGAGGGCGAGCGCCGCACTCAGTTCATCAAGCAGCATCTGAGCGTGCGCACTGCGGGGATCGGCCCGACACACGACAGCAGTAAGCGTCGATTGCTTCATGGTTGTCATCCTCTCTATCCGTAAGCGTCGCGTGGGAGCCGTTGAGAATTCTCTGGACAAGCGTCGAAGGACGCGGCAGGCGTATCGCGCTGCTGCCAGCAGGGATCAAAGCGAGGCAGGTGTAGATAGGGGGAGATGCTTCGCGACGTTCCAGGGCAACAATTCGTCGATGCGGTTGGCCTGGTGATCGGCGATGTGCGTAAGCACGTATTCCAGATAGGAGCGTGGGTTGATGCCATTCAACTTGCACGAGCCGATCAGGCCATACATGGCGGCGGCTCGCTCACCACCGCTGTCGGAGCCCGCGAACATAAAATTGCGCCGACCAAGGGCCACACAGCGCAAGGCATTTTCGGCAAGCACGTTGCTGATTTCGACACGGCCGTCGTCACAGAACAGTGTGAGGCCATCCCATCGGTTCAGAGAGTAGTTGATCGCTTCGACCAGTGGTGCCTTTGGCCAGAGAGTGGCGAGTTTCTCCTTCATCGACTTCTCGAGAGCCACGAGCAACGGGCTGGTCTTTTCTCGCCTGACGCGTCGCCGCTCATCAGGTGGTCTGCCGCGGATAGCAGCCTCGATTTCGTAGAGATCGCCAATCATGTCGAGCCATTGCTTCGTGGTTTCCGACGGCGCTGTCTCATGGACGTCGAAGAGATATCGACGCGCGTGATCCCAGCAAGAAGCCAGGCGAACTTTGCCGCTTTCGGTCAGTTCGTTGAAGCCGGCATAGCCGTCCCCTTGAAGGACGCCTTCGAATCCGGCGAGATGGGTCTGGGGGTGGATGCCTTTTCGGTCCGGCGAATACGCGAACCAGACAGCAGCGGGTTCGCTCGAACCTGAGCGGCGATCATCGCGCACGTAGACCCACAACCGACCGGTCCTGGTCTTCTTGTTCCCGGGTGCGAGCACCGGGATCGGCGTGTCGTCCGCGTGGAGCTTCGCACTCGCCATTGTGTAGCGACGCAGCGCTTCAGTCAGCAGTCGGCAGAGTTCTTCGCATTGCCCGACCCAGCGTGCCATGGTGGCCCGATCGAGACGTACGCCGTCGCGCGCCGCGATCTCGGATTGCCGATACAGCGGCGTGTGGTTCGCATACTTCGCAACGATGATCTCAGCCAGCAAGCTCGGATGCGCGATGCTGCGCTCGATCGGCAGCCCCGGCATGGGTAGTTGCACGATATGTCCACAACCGGTGCAGATCCGCTTGCGACGGATCGTGCGGATGACCTTGAACATCGCCGTGACGCGTGCGAGCTGCTCGGACACGTCCTCGCCGAGCAGTTCCATGGCGTTGTCGCACTTCGGGCAGATCGAGGCGGGCTCGAGCACGCGCTCCTCGCGCGGCAGGTGGGGCGGCAAGGCTTCCTGCGGGGATGGCGCAGACACGCCTGAACTTGATGCACGAGCGCGCGCACGGCGGACATCGGCGACGCCGCTGCCCGCTGCCAGATCCTCGAGTTGGGTTTCGAGCCGATCGATCTGCCGCTCAAGTTGCTCGGATTTGCGACCGAAGTGCATACGCCTGAGCTTGTCGATCTGGGCCGTCAGGCGCTCGATCTCCTGGTCCCGTTCGACAATCTCCCGGTCGCGGTCGGCAATCTCCTGCAGCATCTTTGCCATCGACGCCTGCTGCTCGAGCACCAGGGCCTGGAGCTCGGCAACGGTGTCCGGAAGTGGCGCATGATCGGGCATGCGCTGCAGTTTACGAGCCTTCGATGCGGTTTACAACATCGACAATGCGGCCGTACGACGGGGTTGTCGCCAATCGATGCCTTCCAGCAACATCGACAGCTGCGCCGACGTGAGATAGATCTTGCCACCATCAGCCTGGGGCCAGACAAAACGCCCACGGGTAATCCGCTTCGCCAGAAGCCATAGTCCGTCATCGGTTGCCCAGAGAATTTTTACCAGATCGCCGCGACGTCCCCGAAAAATGAACACGTCGCCGCCGAGCGGATTCTCTTCGAGTGCCGCTTGCACCTTCGCGGCAAGAGCCGGGAAACCACTACGCATGTCGGTGACGCCTGCGGCGATCCAGATGCGAGTGCCTGCCGGCAGGCCGATCATCGGGATAGCTCCCGGATCAGCAGCCGCAGCATATCCGGTGACACGTTGCCGCGAACCCTCAAGCGTGCACGGTCGAACTCGATCTCGCAAAGATCCTCTGGCGACCGTGCTATATCGACTGCCATCGGTGGCTTATGTTCTGCCGCCTCAGCGACGACATCCACAGGCAACAGCGACGGCACCTCCGATGCGCGCTTCGGCGTTACGCCCTCCGGAAGCGTTGGCAAACCGTACTCTCCTTCCAGATAATGCCGTCGCCATTTGAACAACAGGTTCGCATTGATGTCGTTGCTGCGCGCGATCAATGCCACCGACGCGCCCGGCTCAAAAGATTGTTCAACCAGTTGCCGTTTGAACTCGGTCGGAAAGTTCGGCCGCTTATGTGCGCCGTCTGCGGCGCCAACGCCCCACGTCTTGTCCACTTTGGTATCCACCATTAAATTGGTGGATACCAAACTACCCAAAACCTCAATCAGCACGCCAGAACGGCCACTGCGAGACGCTTACCTCTATCCGGTTCACTGGCGTCGAGCAAGTGGAAGACCCGAAGAGCAGCATGAACGTCACTCCGATGGACAACCGGATGGCACATCGTTTGCGCTGACTGATGTCACTCCGAAAGCAACGGGGTATCGACTGGATTTCCACGAACGCAATGGAGAAACACGTGAAACGCAAGCTTATTTTTGCGGTTCCATTCCTCGCTCTCACCTGTGCCATATCTGCGCAAGGTGCTGGCGGGAACGGCAATGGCGGGACGGGATCGGGTAACGCACATGGCGCTGCAACTGCGGGGCCTACCACAGGAGGCGAGCCCGCGTCGGGAGCAATGTCGGGCAAACACATTAAGCATCACAAGTCCAGGAAAGCGCCCGCTACTGATTCAACGAACATGCCCGGTGCCGACGCTAGTAGCGATACTAAAGGGCAATGACGAAGCAATTCGACACGCCGAGCCGCCATGCAATTCGTCCCGTCTCGCCCGTTACGCCGGCGAGGCTCAGGACTTTACTCTTGATAGTTGCTAAAGCGGGTTGCGGCCGTGTTCGAGCAGTTCGGGCTCGAAAAATATCCATTTCGCGGAAGGGAAGCGCTCCCTCAGCCCGTTTTCAATACGGTCTATCGTGCGAACCAGTTCGCTCGCGCTCGCGTGTGGTTCGAGTTCCGCCTGAATCGCGATCACGAGATCGTCCGACCATTTCAGCGCGATCAGGCTGACAATGCGTCGAACTTCGCTGCGTTCGTTCAGCCAGGCACACATCTCGTCGCGTACATGCCGGTGCGCCGCTTCGCCCACGAGTAACGATTTGATCTCTTTCATCGAGAACAGCGCCGTCGCCGTCAGGACAAGACCGACACCGACACTGCCGAGCGCATCGTAAACCGGATTTCCAGTGAGCATGGCAAGGCCGATGGCGATCAGGGAGACAAGCACACCCGCGACTGCGGCGATATCCTCGCTGACCGCGAGCATCACGGACGGACGGCCGCTTTCCTTGAACCAGTGCAGCAGTCCCTTGGCGCGATGCCCAGGCTCGATGGTGCGGATGGAGGCTCGTAGCGCCAATCCCTCGATCACGCCGGACACGCACAATACGCAAACCGCCAGCAGAGGATGTTCAAGCTGCGAGTGGTGGGCTGCCCGATACCCGCCGATCACCATCGAGGCAACGCCGCCGACGATGAAAAGCTGCATCGCCACCAACATTCCATAGACATAAGTCTCGCGACCGAAGCCCAACGGATGTTGTTCGTCGGGCGTTGCGCGCGCCGCACGATGGCCGACGAGCAGGACAAGCTGGTTCAGACAGTCGGCGCTGGAATGGACGGCTTCGGCGAGTGCGGATCCGGAATTGGTGTAGAAAGCGACGCCGAACTTGCACGCGGCCACGGCAATATTCGACGCGAGGGCGTAATAGATCGCGCGTGGCGCAGATGGTCCTTGCCGACGGGACTCCGCGTTCATGACCCGCCCTCCATTTTTCGATGCTCTCGACTTTTAGAAGAGTTTCAGCAGCAAGAAGCAGGCCGTCGAGAGCCGTTTGGAAGAAAGAAGCGGTGCCGTGCTCGTTGACGTTACGGGAACGGCGCTTGCCCGGAGCCGTCATTGGTCAAGTCATTGACGACGGGAGACGCGGTCGTGGCGAACTCGAAATCGGCGGAGCACAACGACGACCAACCGGTCGTGCGAAAAGGGCAGGTGACAGAGAAAATGTCGCGCGAAGCGTTTCGTGTCCGCTTCAACGCGCGGTTCTACGACCCGGCCTTTCGCATCGAGGACGTGGCGATCGGGCGGCTGGAAGAGATCGCATGGGAGGCTTACGCGCAGGGCCGCAAGGCGCCCGTCACCGAAAAGGCTGGTGCGGGCTACGTGGATCCTGACTACGATCTGTCCGTCGAATGGCGCGAGGCCGCGCAGCGCATTAAGGCCGCACAGGAGCACCAGCAGAATCCCTCGACGCGTTCGCGCGTGCTCGTCATCAACGCGTCGACGCGTAACGACTATACGTGTCCCGGCGAAATGTCGAAAAGTTTTCGTCTTGCGAAGCGCGTAGAGGCGATCGCCACGGACGCACGTTTCGACGTCGATTTTCTCGACCTCTCACTGCTTTCATCCGATCACGACCTGCACATCCATCCGTGCAAAGCGTGCGTGTCGACGGCAATGCCGTTGTGTCACTGGCCGTGCAGCTGCTATCCGAATCATTCGCTCGGGCAGGTCAACGACTGGATGAACGAAATCTACGAGCGATTCGCTGCGTGTCATGGCGTCGTGATTGTGACGCCCGTCTATTGGTATCAGTCGCCGAGTGCGCTGAAGCTGATGATCGACAGGCTGGTTTGCGCGGACGGCGGCAACGCCGATCCGTCTTCGACGCAAGGCAAGGATCCGCAACGCGCGAAACAGCTCGAACTCGAAGGCTGGTCTTATCCCAAGCATCTGAAGGGCCGCGCCTATGGACTTGTCGTGCACGGCGACGTCGCGGGCATCGAAGGTTCGCGCGCGG
This genomic interval from Paraburkholderia sabiae contains the following:
- the tnpC gene encoding IS66 family transposase, encoding MPDHAPLPDTVAELQALVLEQQASMAKMLQEIADRDREIVERDQEIERLTAQIDKLRRMHFGRKSEQLERQIDRLETQLEDLAAGSGVADVRRARARASSSGVSAPSPQEALPPHLPREERVLEPASICPKCDNAMELLGEDVSEQLARVTAMFKVIRTIRRKRICTGCGHIVQLPMPGLPIERSIAHPSLLAEIIVAKYANHTPLYRQSEIAARDGVRLDRATMARWVGQCEELCRLLTEALRRYTMASAKLHADDTPIPVLAPGNKKTRTGRLWVYVRDDRRSGSSEPAAVWFAYSPDRKGIHPQTHLAGFEGVLQGDGYAGFNELTESGKVRLASCWDHARRYLFDVHETAPSETTKQWLDMIGDLYEIEAAIRGRPPDERRRVRREKTSPLLVALEKSMKEKLATLWPKAPLVEAINYSLNRWDGLTLFCDDGRVEISNVLAENALRCVALGRRNFMFAGSDSGGERAAAMYGLIGSCKLNGINPRSYLEYVLTHIADHQANRIDELLPWNVAKHLPLSTPASL
- the tnpB gene encoding IS66 family insertion sequence element accessory protein TnpB (TnpB, as the term is used for proteins encoded by IS66 family insertion elements, is considered an accessory protein, since TnpC, encoded by a neighboring gene, is a DDE family transposase.), whose amino-acid sequence is MIGLPAGTRIWIAAGVTDMRSGFPALAAKVQAALEENPLGGDVFIFRGRRGDLVKILWATDDGLWLLAKRITRGRFVWPQADGGKIYLTSAQLSMLLEGIDWRQPRRTAALSML
- the tnpA gene encoding IS66-like element accessory protein TnpA, translated to MLIEVLGSLVSTNLMVDTKVDKTWGVGAADGAHKRPNFPTEFKRQLVEQSFEPGASVALIARSNDINANLLFKWRRHYLEGEYGLPTLPEGVTPKRASEVPSLLPVDVVAEAAEHKPPMAVDIARSPEDLCEIEFDRARLRVRGNVSPDMLRLLIRELSR
- a CDS encoding cation diffusion facilitator family transporter — its product is MNAESRRQGPSAPRAIYYALASNIAVAACKFGVAFYTNSGSALAEAVHSSADCLNQLVLLVGHRAARATPDEQHPLGFGRETYVYGMLVAMQLFIVGGVASMVIGGYRAAHHSQLEHPLLAVCVLCVSGVIEGLALRASIRTIEPGHRAKGLLHWFKESGRPSVMLAVSEDIAAVAGVLVSLIAIGLAMLTGNPVYDALGSVGVGLVLTATALFSMKEIKSLLVGEAAHRHVRDEMCAWLNERSEVRRIVSLIALKWSDDLVIAIQAELEPHASASELVRTIDRIENGLRERFPSAKWIFFEPELLEHGRNPL
- a CDS encoding flavodoxin family protein — translated: MSREAFRVRFNARFYDPAFRIEDVAIGRLEEIAWEAYAQGRKAPVTEKAGAGYVDPDYDLSVEWREAAQRIKAAQEHQQNPSTRSRVLVINASTRNDYTCPGEMSKSFRLAKRVEAIATDARFDVDFLDLSLLSSDHDLHIHPCKACVSTAMPLCHWPCSCYPNHSLGQVNDWMNEIYERFAACHGVVIVTPVYWYQSPSALKLMIDRLVCADGGNADPSSTQGKDPQRAKQLELEGWSYPKHLKGRAYGLVVHGDVAGIEGSRAALADWLDWMGFIEAGAQARLDRYINYYAPYATSHDALDEDKGMQAETDNVARAVINAVTAIREGTLRRPDDALTPPRAK